One Thermoanaerobacter kivui genomic window, CCAAACTCCTCTATGGGTATATTTAGCCTATAAGCTTGTTGGTCAAGAAAAGAGCCAGTTCCTGCTGCACACACTGTGTTCATCGCAAAATCTACTACAACCCCATCTCTTAAAATTATGATTTTTGAATCCTGCCCTCCAATTTCTATTACAGTTCGAACATCCTTTATTACATTAGAAGCTGCTATTGCATGAGCTGTAATTTCGTTTTTAACAATATCCGCTCCCACCATTAAACCTGTCAATTGCCTTGCACTTCCTGTCGTACCTATTCCTTTTATGACAATATCTCCCATTTTATTTTTTATTTCTTTTAAAGCATTTTGTACTGCTTTGATGGGCTGCCCTTGTGTCCTTATGTAAACAGATTCTATTACTTTATTATTTTCATCTATAACAGCTATATTGGTGCTTACAGAGCCTACATCTATTCCCATATATCCTTGCATATTACAACCTCCAATTGTTGATTTATTTTACATTTTTGCCTTCAAAATCATTTTTTATACCTTTTTAATCAGCGAATAAATTGCATCAAGAAGCAAAAACTACATTCAGAATAAAAGCGGGGGCGAGAATTATGAAAAAAAATGTCCACATTCTTATTTTGTCAATTTCCATTTTCGTAAATATATTCTTTGCATATATCTTTTTATCAAATACAAAAACAAATTCTAACTTCAATTTTTCCATCATTTTTACTATAGCTGTAATCGCTATAAGCTATTTGTTACTTAAAAACAGATTTTCTGAGCTTATGCCTGTAAATTACAATAACACAGTAGAACTAAAAGAAGACCCTAATAGTCGCAAAACCAACATTACCTTCAAAGATGTAGCAGGATTAGACGAAGTTATTGACGAATTAAAAGTAATAATTGACTTTATGACAAACACAGAAAAATACAATAAAATGGGAGCAAAAATCCCCAAAGGTATTCTGTTTTACGGTCCTCCTGGCACAGGGAAAACCTTGCTCGCTACAGCATTAGCAGGTGAAACAAATTCGACGTTTATAAGTGCGTCAGGTTCAGAATTTGTGGAAAAATACGTCGGAGTAGGTGCCAGTCGCATAAGAGCTCTATTCGCAAAAGCCAAAAAAAGTGCTCCCAGCATCATCTTTATAGATGAAATAGATGCTGTTGGCACAAAGAGAAATACAGACAATAATTCAGAAAAAGACCAAACGTTAAATCAGCTATTAGTGGAAATGGACGGATTTAACAGCAATGAAGGGATTATAGTGATAGGAGCCACAAATAGGCTTGACATGCTGGACGAAGCTTTATTAAGACCGGGACGATTTGACAGAACAATACACATTGGAAATCCTAACATGAAGGCAAGATTAGAAATACTAAAAGTACATACGCGAAATAAACCCCTCGACGAAAGCGTCTCTTTAAGCGAGCTTGCCAGAAAAACCCACGGCATGACAGGAGCCCATTTAGCCACCATGTGTAACGAAGCAGCAATACTTGCTGTTATGAGAAACAAAAACAAAATTGGAAAAGAAGAATTTGACGAAGCACTAGAAAGGGTAATTGCAGGCCTTAAAAAGAAATATCCATCCGTTTTAGAAAAAGAACGAACAATTGCCGCATATCACGAAGCAGGACATGCGCTTATAGGAAAAATTTTAAATGTAAATACCGTTGAAAAAATCTCAATTGTCCCAAGGGGACAAACATTAGGATATGTTTTAAACTTCCCAAAAGACGATTCTTTCTTACTCACAAAGACTGAATTAAAAAACAAAATCATCATGCTGTTAGGTGGAAGAGCTGCAGAAGAAATAATATTCAACGAAATATCAACAGGAGCAGAAAATGACTTAAAAGAAGCGACAAAAATTGCTTACCAAATGGTGTGCAATTACGGAATGAGTGAATTAGGAAACAGAGTTTTTGATATACACATGCTGAAATCCACAGAAATAATAGATAAAGAAGTTAACAAAATTATAAATAATTGTTATGTATCCGCAAAAAAAATACTCATGGAAAATAAACATAAAATTACTCTCATTGCTGAAAGGCTTTTAGCGAAGGAAATCATCACAAAAGAAGAATTAGAATCACTATTAGAAGAAGAAAACAAATTATGCGTATAGCAAAAAGTCCTATTTAAACTGGTCTTTTTGCTATTTTTTATTATATAAGCAATAAAAGATATAGCTAAAATTGATAAAGTAGCATTTCTTAAAGTTAAAAATACTGCATCCTGAAAAAATTCTAAAGGAAACATTTGTATTAACCTATCTTTAGCAACATCTAATTGCCACAAATCATTGTCAAAAAACATAAGGTGAAAATCAGTAAACCACTTATCAAAATCAATTAACATTGCCAAAGCAAACAATCCCAAAAAAACGTATATACCTATTAAACCTCTTAATATATAGTCTGAAACTTTATAAAGTGATTTTGTTAAAAGAAAATATATAAACAACAAAATAAAAATCACCATTGAAAAGTCTTTTACCAAAAAGCCTATATGAAATAAATTTTTCACATCTTCCATATGGGCTAATTCCTTATCATTAAACATTCTTTGATAGCTGCCAGAAATTTTCATTTCAATATCCAAGGTTTTTTCTTTCCCTTTTAAATAATTTTGCATTGTTGTAATAACTTTTAAAAGGTCATCCATGTCCATACCTGTTATCACTGCTATTTTGTTCTTATCAAATTCGGCTTTGTAAAAATTAATGTCAAAAGCCACATGCTGTAAACTTGTAAGAAGTATGAATAAAAAAAGAGATACAATCATGCAAAATATTAAAATAGCATCAAAAACTTTTTTGACCATATTTAAATAACACCTTGTGCATTTTTTATTATAGATTCATAAAATTTTTTTTGATTTTTTAAATCCTTATAAAGTTCCATTCGCTTTTTGACAGTTTGCATAAAAGACGCCTTTTTGTTTTCCGAATTGTCAAACTCAAGAGAATTTCTTACATAATTTAAAATTTCTTTTTCAAAATTCTCTGGAACAGGAATTATACCCATAAGCCTTTTCATTCTCGCTTTTCTATAATCATTTTTCATATTTCTTGAGATGGCTTCAATCAGAGAAATGATATTTTTTATCTCACCTCTGACAATACTCATATCTATGGGTTCTTCTTCTATTTCTCCCTTTTCAAGAACAATTTCACTCGCATCATTTATCAAATTTTCATACTCCGAAAGCTCTTCAATATCTGTCAATATCCCTTCATCCACAATTTCCATAATATCTAAGTTAGAATAATCTACCTCTCCTAAAAGAACATTGTATCTATAAAGCTCAAAATACCAATTAGAAATCACATTATCACATTTTTTAGTCCTGCTTTCTACTTCTTTATAGTTCAAAGAAACTTTTGTCAATTCACTATAAAAATCCATAAATTCTGCAATAAAAGGTTCTTCTTTAATCGCCTCTTTAAATTTAACTTGCGACAAGAATATTATCAACAACCTATTTATAATTTTCAAAACAGAAAAAGAAATTTCCCTCAAGTTTTGCACAATTTTTATCAATTCTATACTTTCTTTTAAATAAGCATCCACTTTTTCTTTTGACATGTTTTTGAAATCCAATGACTGTAAATATTCAATTCTTTCAGCAATACCAGGAAATATCTCCCCGTATCCCTCTATTAACTTGCCATAAAAATTTTCCTCAATATCTATAACACTCTCCAACAGGGATTCATAACTTGAATAGTTTCTCTCTAATCCTTTGGTTAAATACTCGTAAAAGCGCTTTTTAGACATAGCAAAAGGTATACTAGATATTATTTCTTGAATCCTTTCTTCTTTTTCCTCTTCTACTTCATTTATAAATTCTTGTACACTTTTGTAAAACTCTTCTTCATCTATAGAGTCTGCCACAAAAAAATCTCTCGCCTTGTCATTTATAACATCATTTACATACCTCGATTCCACATAATACCCATAAAGGACATCGATAATGCTTTCAAAGTACTCTTTGTACCCTTTAATTTCATTTTCTATGTTATTTTTTATTTTTACCTCCATATCACTGTAATATTTTGCATTATTTACCAAAGATTTAATGGCTTCTAAAATTTTTTCTGCTTTTTTATCAATATATTTTAAGGAATTTAGAATAGTTTTTCTTTTAAACAATACGTGGTACAAATAAGTAGTTTCATTAAAAAGCTCTAAAATAGTAATTATCAGCACTATATCTTTCTGTTTTTTAAGCACTTTTTTTAAAAATTGAGAAACCTCTAATGGATTTTTCTTGACTTTTTTCAATTGTTCTCTTAAAACTCTCACTTCATCCGGCTGCATCGTTACACCTCTCAGTCAGTTATTTTTTAGCATTTCCGATAGGTCCTCCAGCAAAGAATAGTCTTTATACTTCTCAAGGCTCACAGCAGCTTGTTCTGTCATCGCCTTGGATGCATTGTCAAACAAAAAACCTATCTTTTGAGCTACTTCCTGTAAAATTTCTTTTACTTCAAAAAGACTATTTTTAAAATCTACATTTTGTTGTCGTACATCCAATAACAGTTTATTAATTGATAATCTCAAATTCTCTGAATTTCTGTCTTTTGCAAGATTATTTTCAACTATTTTAGCTATTCTCTTATCAAACTCTATTCCAATCCTCTCTAATCTCTCTTCCAACATTTCCTTTTCTTTTTTCAGTTGGGCGATTTGGTTTTTGTAACTTAAAATTTCCTTCTTTTGTTCATTAATTTTTTGTGTCAACTTTTCTATCTCCATTATATTCTTTTTTTCTTCCTTAATCAATTTTTCCTGTAATTTTTTTTATTTCTTTTAACAGTTTTTTATTAACTTTCTTTAATTTTTCAGCAGTTTCTTCTCCTCCCGAAGATTCAAGTATATCCGGTACCTGTTCATTTGTACATTTTTTCTCAATCATTTCTAAAACATTATCTATTATAGATATCGTACCTTCATCATTTAAGAGTAAAATACCTGAAAAAACAACTTCTGGCGCATACAAATTCAAAAGCTCATGTACTTTTTTATCTAATTCTTCAAAAGTCAAATTTTCTATTTGGTTTATTATGTCTTTATAAATCTTTTTCCACTCCTCTACAAAACTTTTACTATCTACATTTCCTTTTATAATTTCCTCTCTCAAAATAGGTATTATCTTCTTAGGCGGACAGGCACTTTTTATTAATCGAAAACCTGCCAACTTTTTTTGCAATTTTGTATCTCTCTTAAAAGGCTTTATCAATACCTCATAGGGAAGAGTAGATAAAAAAATTTCTATGCATCTTTTTTCATCAACACCTTTTATGTTAAACATAATTTCACCTTCTTACATGCGAATAAGTTTATCCACATCTTTATAATTTTCTTCAATAATCTTTTGAGCTAAATATCTAATCCTTGCACTGTCGCTTTCAGCAGCATCTCTAAATATCTTTTCATCTATTACATTTTTCAATGCCTTAGCATGTTTCCCCAACATCTTGTAAATCAAATACTGTATCTCCTCTTTTGTGGTGTTTCTCAATTTCCACACCAGTTCTTTCGCCATTTCTTCATCAAGATTTGTATCTATTATTTTCAATGTATTAACACAAGCATAACCATCGTCATTTTTAATAATATACTTGATACCATCTATTATCTGACTGTTTATGTCATTTATTTTAAGCCCCCTCAACCTTTTTATTTCTTTTATGGCATTTACCACATCTTCATTGCTTAGCCCAGGTTTTACAATATAGTAAAATAAATTGCTTAGATATTTTATCTCTCCCAGCTGCACCAGAGCTGAATAAGCATTTATACACAAAGAACTATTTTGTATAAATTGCTTTATAACTGACTTTGTCTCAAAAGCTTGTATATTTGCCAAAGAAGTGATTGCGCAGGCTTTTACTTCATTTGGTTGATTTTCATCCTTTAAAATCTCTAATAAAAGATTTATACACCTCTCATCTTTGCTATATCCAAGCCCAATAATTACATTAGCTTTGTTTTTTATCTGAGGGTCATAATAGGCTTTGAGTAAGTAATCTGTCGCAACACTTGTTCTCATCTTTCCCAAAGTTATTGCAGCTTTTTGGCTGTACCTTTCATCATACAATAAACTCGCCATATTTTCAACAGCCTCTTCTTTTAAGCGCGCTATCACATTTGAATAAACAATATTCAAGCTTTTATTTTCGTTATCCAAATATCTCTCTATAACCTGTTTTACAGCATTATCTCCTAATTGGATAAGTTTCATCAATATCCTAAAAGCAATGCCTCTTTCTTTACTGTTAAATCCGTTAAGGGAATTTACCATTTCTAATATCGGAGTTATTGCCCTTAGTTCTCCCAAATCAATAAGTGCCTCTGCAGCTATTTCCTTCAAATTGTCATCTTCAAGAAGTAAAACAAGCTGGTCATAAGCGTTAACCTCTTTAATTTCCCTAAGCGTGTGCACAACTAACCTTATTTGGTCTTCCCAGTGCCATTCTTCTAAGATAGTTATAAGTGCTTTGCGGGCTTCTAAACTATTATTTGAAATATTTTTTAATATCCTCACCATGCATTTAAATATTTCATCCTGTTTAAGGTCTAATCCTTTTGTACTGTATACAATCATTTCTATAGGATTCTGCCCTTCAGATAAAATATTTTTACCTAACTCAATAATGTCTTTTTCTAAAGAACCTAATAAAGATTCATCAGTAAAATTTATCCTTTGAATTTTTCCTCCAATAATTTTTGCATTAATCTCGTTAATATAATAGTTAAACAAATCTTTTTTAAAAGGCTTTTCTTTTCTCTTCACCCTTTTTGCTCCAAGATACTCCATTCCATCGTCAATCACCTCTTTAGATATATTCATAAAAGAATCCTTGTTCTCCAAAAGAAGAGCTTTCCAATCAATACCCATGCCCCTCACTCCCTTCGCCAATGACCACTTGAAGTTTTTGCTCCATACAACCTGATACCCATGCACTCAACGTCAAAATTCTGTTTCTATCAAAATTTACTTTTAAAGAAATGGGAGTACCGGGTTTTATTACGTTTAGAAAAGACAATTGAACGCTTTTTAAACGCTTCATTTTGGGGTCCCACAAACTCTTTCCAGAAAAAATATCCAATCTCATACCCGTAGCATTGCTTACTTTTAAGATTCCATCGTAAACTTTTTCAAAAGGCGCTCTTGTCCCTTGAGAAACAATTAAAAAAGGCAGACCATTTTTAATGTCGATATAAATGTTAGAAGCAACAACAGGGTCTATTTTAAGGTTATCATTGCTTTTGCCCAGCTTCTCATTTAAATAATGGTAAATAGCAGCTCCCCGAGCCACAGAATATATGGGATGTAAGCTTATCAAGGATTTTTTCATAAACAGCTTCTCTATTGCTTGCTGTATAGGTTGATAAGTCCCCATTCCGCCTGCTAAAAATACATCATCAATATCATAAACAGTTAAATTGGCTTTATTTAGAGTATCTAGTATAGGATCTATTACATTATCCCGCAAATTACCATCCTTAGTAATTAAAGGTTTTATACATTCTTCATACTCTTTTTTTGATATTTTAAATCGATAAGGTTTACCATTTATAAAATCCTCCAATATACTTTCATATATCGCTTCTTCCTCTTTTTTTGTTGAAAAAAATATTCGCGCTTTTTCCATCTCATAAACCATCCTATTATAGACCCGTCTTTTTTCATTTTCATCCTCAAATAAATTTTCAAACGTTTCACTCATTTCTTTCGCATATTTTTCTAAAAGATATATACTTCCCATTAAATCGAAATTTACTCCTCCTACAAGGGTGTGAGACGATATAGCAATTTCCTCCATAATAAAGTCTTTGTCATTTATTTGTACATTCAAGACGGATACATCACAAGTACCACCTCCCAAGTCAAATACCAGCATTTTTCTGAGGCGTGAAAAATCAAGCCTTCTCTTGCTTTGAGGTAACTTTCTTTCAGTATTGATAAAATCCAGCAAGGCTGCTGTCGGTTCAGAGATAAAATAGGTCTCTCTGTCGTCAAACCCCGCCATCTTTGCAGCATTTTTTGTTGCCTGAATTTGATCGTGATTAAAAGAAGCAGGAACTGTTATCACCGCGCTTGTAATTTCTTTTCCCATCTTCCTTTCTAAATTCATTTTAACTTCTTTTAGTATTAAAGCCGCAACATCTTCTGGCGAAAACTTTTGTTCATCGATTTCCCAAAAATATTCAGGAATTCCAATATAGTTTTTGCTGTTATAAATAACTCTGTCTGGTTCTCTAATTTTCATAGCTTTTGCAATTTTACCAAGATATTTATTACCGGACTTATCTATATACAAACAAGAAGGTAATAATTTTTCATAAATGTATTCATAATCCTCAGTAAATTGTCCAATATCCACTACTCGCGGTAGCAGTTCTTCATCTTTTAAAAACTCTAACACCGCTGCAACCGTATTTGTAGTACCTAAATCTATTCCCACATATAGCTTCATAAAATCCCCCCTTACAAACTTACCGTCTCTCCATCTTGGGGTACATAAACTTTTAGACCTTCAATGCCATTTAAAATTTTTTCAATATTCATTTGTCCTTTTCCTCTATATCCCCTATGAACAACAAAAACAGCAGAAGGAGCTAACTTAATGACAATTTCCAAAATATCTATCATATTACCATGATTTAATACTCCAATGTGATAATTTTTTAGTCCTGTAAATTCTCTATTATTAAAATCAAGATTTAAAATACAACCTTTATCAAAATTTTGCATTTCAGTAGCATATAAAAAAGATGTACTCCCTTCTTTTAAGTCATTAGAACTGGCAATCACTAAACAATTGCCTAAAGCTACTTCCTTTTTTATAAATTCTTTTCTCGTAGCATATAAAGTATTGTCTGCTACATTTAATACGCCGTTACTGTATAGGTTTCCGACAAAAGCCTCATATAATTTACTAAAGTGCGCCACATCTCCGTCCACATACACGTTAAAGGGAATATAAAAAAAATTTTTCCTAAGAAGCATCAACAAATCTTGTCCCTTTCCTATTGCATAGACTGGCAAAAGAACTTTTTCTTCTTCATCTATCAATTGTTTTATAGAAAGCAGCAAAAGTCTGTCCTGCAAATACTTATTTTGAATCCCAAAGTTATTGCTATACCCATAAGTTGCCTCTGTTATGAGGATATCCACTTTTAAATCTTTTGGAAGTTTAAGTCCTCTATTGGTCTCTACATCTTTTAAAGTAAAGTCTCCAGTATAAAATACTTTCACACCTTCGATATCAATATATACAGCCATCGCACCCAACATGTGTCCTGCAGGAATAAGTTTTACTTTTATCCGTTTACCTTTGATGATAAAAAAACTTTCTTCTTCATTTACAAAGTGCACAATATTTTCTTTGTCATCTAAATTTTCCTCTGTTATTTCTAAATCCGGCTTTTTATAACCTCTAAAAAAAATTTCTTTCAAAATTTGTTCTATGGGTTTTGACATAATAATTGGACAATTTAAACCTTTTTTAAGTAATTCAACAATTCCGCCAGAGTGGTCTAAGTGACTATGAGTTATGATCACTAAATCAATCTCTTTAACGCTTATAGGTAAATTTTCAATAGAATTATAATATAAAGTCTTATCTTTAATTAAAGCTCCCGCATCCAACAGTATATTTACTCCCTCATAGGATACCAAATAAGAACTAGCACCAACGTTTCCTCCTCCCCAACAGAAAAATTTAAACCCCCTAATATTATTGGCAGAGACTTTGCTTTTTTTGTAATACACATTCACTAAATTAAATTTTTCGGGAAACAATCTATAAAACTTGGCATTTTGTAACTCACATTCACTTATAAGTCCATATTCAAGTTTTAATCTAAATACGTATAAATCCAGAGGATTTAACTTATAAGCTTCGTCCAGCTCTTCACGCCATTTTAATTCACCTTCTTTTTTGTATATCTCTGCTATAAGCCCATGTATTTTAGCCAATAAAAAATTATCTTCTATTTCTTTCTCCATATATAATAATTCTTCCAAAATTTCAAAAGTCCTTCTTTTATTTTTAAAAGAAAGTGACAGCAGATAAAATTTTATCCAAGGATCTTCTCCATTGAAGTTCATCAATGCATCAAAAAGGCCTTTCACTTCTAAAGACCTTTCTATCATGTCTAAAAGAAGTACATTTTTTATAAATAATGGTAAATTATGTTGATCCACTTCTAAATCGGTATACAAATCAAAAAAATGCTCTTTTGCTTCTTCAATAATTCCAAGATACACTTCAATAATTATTTGCCATAATATTAAATATTTGTATAATTTCTCATCAAGGCCTTTTGTTAAGCTTTTTTGTTGAAAAACATACCAATAGGCTTTTAAGTATTCCTCCTTTCTAATAAATTTCTCAATATTGTTATCGTATACATTGTAAATATTTAAAAATGCCGTAACCCATCACCTCCTATGATTCTATTTTAATACCTTTTGAGTAAAAATTCTACACAAAAAATAAGTCTGGTTTTTGGCCAGACTTATTAAAATGCACCTTTAGTTGAGGGAGCAGTTGAAGCGTCAATAGGGAGCAATCACTCCTTTTTCTGCTTTTTCACGGGCCCATTCTACATTATCCAAAATCCATTTTACTTTAGTTCCTGAAAAATATGCATCTAAGTCTCTCATTGCATCCAGAATCTTTTCTTTCATCTTTATACCCCCGCCTTTTTCTTACGCAAATAATATGCCAAAAAACTCTTCAGTAAAATGAGTAAAAAAAATGTTATTTAATTAACATTTTCATTTTTCTTCACAACAAGAAAAAATCCTACTGCTGAAATCATCAAATATACATAATAAGTAAAAAATCTCCATATTCCTACAAAGACCCCTAACAAACTTCGAGGCAGTATATTTGAAAAAATTGTCGCAAATCCAATTTCCACCACTCCAGAACCACTGGGAATAAAGCTATAAGCTAAAATATCGTAAAATATCAGCTGTCTTGCAATTACCGATAATAAATTGAAATGAATATTTATAGCTACAAGCAAAATAGGTGCAATACTGTAAAAAAGCGTCCAAAAAGCTATTGCGTAAAATAACTGTGAAAAAAATAGTTTATAACTGGAAGGTACCATGAAAAGGTCATTAAAATTTTTATGATAAAACACTATTTCTTCTTTTGTTCTCACAAAGTATTTTTCAAACTTTGGTTTTTTAAAAAAAGATATATCAGCTATTTTATCCACAATTCCAATAACAAAACGTGGCCTTAGTATTATGTACACCAATATCAGTAACAAAACTATCAATACTATACTCACTAATATAGCAAAATAGGAAAGAACAGGTCCCAATTCTAACTGATTTCTAAAGAAAATGAGGAGTATAGGCGGTACAGTGCCAAAAAAAATTCCAGAAAATAAAAGTTTCGCAGTAAAAACCATAAGACTTTTATTAGGAGATACATTCTTTTTGTTAAGCAAATATATGGTAAGTGGTAAAACTCCTGACCCAAAAGGAGTTATATAACTTATAAAAAATGTCGCCAGATTAAATTTAAAAAGATAATTAAATGGAAGATTTTCCCCCAAAGCATCAAGCAAACTCTTTATTCTCAGGGTATCCACGATTAAGCTTAAAATAACTATAACAAGAATTACGACAATATACACTGGATGAATCTTAAGAGCATCTTTTACCCCTTCAAACCCTGAAAGTTTCATTAACAATAAAATTGAACCAGCGCTTAATGTAAAAGCTAACACCATCATATATAAATTTTTCTTTTCCAGCACACTGCCCAAAATAATTCCCCCAATTTAATTTTGCGATGTAGTAAAACCTACATCGCAAAGTCAATTATTTTATGTCGTCAAGGGTTTTAAACTCATACCCTTCAGCTTTAATACCTTTAATTATCCTGTCAAGAGCCAAAGCGTTGTCTTTTGAAACTGCATGAAGAAGTATAACAGCCCCTGGATGAATTCTTTTCATCACTGTATTATAGCTCTCTTCAGGGCCACCAGGAAGAGGCTGCCAATCAGCCATAGCAAGGCTCCAGAAAACTGTCCTATATCCTAATGACTTTGTAAGGTAAAGAGTCCTTTCACTGTATTCTCCTTTAGGAGGCCTAAAATATCGCATTTCTTTTCCTGTAAGCTCACTAAACATGTCTCCTAACTTTGTTATCTCTTCTTTCACCTTTTCGTCAGGCATAGTAGGCAAACTTGGATGATTTACAGTGTGGTTTCCCACTATATGGCCTTCCTTTACCATTCTTTTGACCAAATCAGCTTGCTGCTTTATATAAGGTCCTGTTACAAAAAAAGCAGCTTTTACGTTATTTTCCTTCAATATATCCAATATTTTAGGAGTATAGCCATTTTCATAGCCTTCGTCAAAGGTCAAATATACTACTTTTTTACTGGTATCTCCAACAAAAATTGCATCATACTTTTTGATGAGGCTCATAGCTAGAGGTGTTATTTCTGGAGTCTGATGGTTTGGCAAAAACCTCATTCCCCAGCTGTACAAAGTGTTGTCAAGATTTTCCGTATTTATATAAATAGTGTCATTGACAGTATTTGAAACCTTATCTTTTGCTTCATCTTTTAAAACTGCTGAATCTTTTTTTGTTTCAACTGAGGGTTTTTGTAAAACTTCGTTTTGCGCTTTCTGTTCCCTCGCTTTTGTTACATTCTTTTTAGAAATTCCGCAAGAAACTATCGAAAAAGAAAGCAATGTGATAATAAATATTGAAAATATTTTTTTGACCATTGCTATACCTCATTTCTTTTGTGTATATTACATTTTTATTTTTTTCGTTATTCAATATAATATTCTACTTTTATTTGGAAGCGTCATTGTATATTTCACAGACAGTACCTCTGCAGGGGCAAAATCTGCATAAGGCAAATGAAGGTTTTATCTCTGGAAAATAATTTCCTTGTTTCATCTTTTTCATTTTATCTACAAGATTTAAAAGTTCTTTTTTCAAATATTTTTTATTGTATACCTCAAACATAGT contains:
- the pdaA gene encoding delta-lactam-biosynthetic de-N-acetylase, with translation MVKKIFSIFIITLLSFSIVSCGISKKNVTKAREQKAQNEVLQKPSVETKKDSAVLKDEAKDKVSNTVNDTIYINTENLDNTLYSWGMRFLPNHQTPEITPLAMSLIKKYDAIFVGDTSKKVVYLTFDEGYENGYTPKILDILKENNVKAAFFVTGPYIKQQADLVKRMVKEGHIVGNHTVNHPSLPTMPDEKVKEEITKLGDMFSELTGKEMRYFRPPKGEYSERTLYLTKSLGYRTVFWSLAMADWQPLPGGPEESYNTVMKRIHPGAVILLHAVSKDNALALDRIIKGIKAEGYEFKTLDDIK